From Onychostoma macrolepis isolate SWU-2019 chromosome 05, ASM1243209v1, whole genome shotgun sequence, one genomic window encodes:
- the spag7 gene encoding sperm-associated antigen 7 homolog, with protein MADLLGSILSSMEKPPTVHDQESRRKAREQAARLKKIEEDEKRKKAEFRKKMEKEVSEFIQDSALQKKKYNPMGKIERSILHDVAEVAGLTSFSFGEDDESRYVMLFKKEFAPSDEELEAYRKGEEWNPQKAEERRRLKEQAALEMEEASRTQKRPASPNSNYRDKYSHLIGTSAAKDAAHTLQANRTYGCVPVANKRDTRSIEEAMNEIRAKKRLKKGEEEATGSSSSV; from the exons ATGGCGGACCTCCTGGGCTCGATCTTGAGCTCGATGGAAAAGCCTCCAACCGTTCACGACCAAGAAAGCCGACGGAAAGCTAGAG AACAAGCTGCCAGACTGAAGAAGATTGAGGAGGATgagaagagaaagaaagcaGAGTTTAGGAAAAAG ATGGAGAAGGAGGTGTCAGAGTTCATTCAGGACAGCGCACTGCAGAAGAAGAAATATAACCCAATGGGCAAGATCGAGAGAAGCATATT GCATGATGTGGCTGAGGTGGCTGGACTGACATCATTTTCTTTTGGTGAGGATGACGAGAGCAGATATGTCATGCTGTTTAAGAAG GAGTTTGCGCCATCAGATGAAGAACTGGAGGCTTATCGGAAGGGTGAGGAGTGGAACCCGCAGAAAGCTGAGGAGCGACGTCGGCTAAAA GAACAGGCTGCACTGGAGATGGAAGAGGCCAGTCGCACTCAGAAGAGGCCTGCGTCACCCAATTCAAACTACAGAGACAAATACAGCCATCTGATTGGAACATCTGCTGCTAAAGATGCCGCCCACACGCTTCAAGCCAACCGGACATATGGCTGTG TCCCTGTGGCCAATAAGAGAGACACTCGCTCCATTGAGGAAGCCATGAACGAGATCAGAGCCAAAAAAAGACTGAAGAAAGGCGAGGAGGAAGCCActggcagcagcagcagtgtgtGA
- the slc25a11 gene encoding mitochondrial 2-oxoglutarate/malate carrier protein isoform X2 yields MGATVFVQPLDLVKNRMQLSGQGSKAREYKTSFHAVTSILRNEGIRGIYTGLSAGLLRQATYTTTRLGIYTVLFERMSKADGTPPNFFMKALIGMTAGATGAFVGTPAEVALIRMTADGRLPPDQRRGYTNVFNALIRITREEGVTTLWRGCIPTMARAVVVNAAQLASYSQSKQALLDSGYFRDDILCHFCASMISGLVTTAASMPVDIVKTRIQNMRMIDGKPEYKNGLDVLVKVIRKEGFFSLWKGFTPYYARLGPHTVLTFIFLEQMNKFYKIYFLDS; encoded by the exons ATGGGCGCCACAGTGTTTGTGCAGCCGCTGGACCTGGTGAAGAACCGAATGCAGTTGAGCGGTCAGGGCTCCAAGGCTCGCGAGTACAAGACCAGCTTCCATGCCGTGACCAGCATCCTTCGCAACGAGGGCATCCGTGGTATCTACACTGG ACTCTCTGCGGGTCTGTTGAGGCAGGCTACCTATACCACGACCCGTTTGGGCATCTACACGGTCCTGTTCGAGCGCATGTCCAAAGCAGACGGCACACCTCCCAACTTCTTCATGAAGGCTTTAATAGGAATGACTGCTGGGGCCACGGGGGCGTTTGTTGGGACGCCGGCAGAGGTGGCGCTTATTCGAATGACGGCTGATGGGAG GTTGCCTCCAGATCAAAGGAGGGGTTACACAAATGTCTTCAATGCCCTCATCAGAATTACTAGGGAGGAGGGAGTCACCACACTCTGGAgg ggTTGCATACCCACCATGGCTAGAGCAGTTGTTGTGAACGCAGCCCAACTCGCTTCATATTCCCAGTCCAAACAAGCACTGTTGGACTCTG GATATTTCAGAGATGATATCCTGTGTCATTTCTGTGCCAGTATGATCAGTGGACTGGTCACCACTGCTGCCTCCATGCCAGTGGACATTGTTAAGACCAG AATCCAGAACATGAGAATGATTGATGGGAAGCCCGAGTACAAAAATGGTTTG GATGTATTGGTGAAGGTCATAAGAAAGGAAGGATTCTTCAGTCTGTGGAAGGGTTTTACTCCTTATTACGCTCGTCTCGGGCCACACACAGTTCTCACCTTCATCTTCCTGGAGCAGATGAACAAATTCTACAAGATCTATTTCCTTGACTCCTAG
- the slc25a11 gene encoding mitochondrial 2-oxoglutarate/malate carrier protein isoform X1 — protein sequence MAAAADTAKPRPKTSPKSIKFLFGGLAGMGATVFVQPLDLVKNRMQLSGQGSKAREYKTSFHAVTSILRNEGIRGIYTGLSAGLLRQATYTTTRLGIYTVLFERMSKADGTPPNFFMKALIGMTAGATGAFVGTPAEVALIRMTADGRLPPDQRRGYTNVFNALIRITREEGVTTLWRGCIPTMARAVVVNAAQLASYSQSKQALLDSGYFRDDILCHFCASMISGLVTTAASMPVDIVKTRIQNMRMIDGKPEYKNGLDVLVKVIRKEGFFSLWKGFTPYYARLGPHTVLTFIFLEQMNKFYKIYFLDS from the exons ATGGCAGCCGCAGCGGACACGGCCAAACCTAGGCCCAAAACCTCGCCCAAATCTATTAAGTTTCTCTTCGGTGGCTTGGCTGG GATGGGCGCCACAGTGTTTGTGCAGCCGCTGGACCTGGTGAAGAACCGAATGCAGTTGAGCGGTCAGGGCTCCAAGGCTCGCGAGTACAAGACCAGCTTCCATGCCGTGACCAGCATCCTTCGCAACGAGGGCATCCGTGGTATCTACACTGG ACTCTCTGCGGGTCTGTTGAGGCAGGCTACCTATACCACGACCCGTTTGGGCATCTACACGGTCCTGTTCGAGCGCATGTCCAAAGCAGACGGCACACCTCCCAACTTCTTCATGAAGGCTTTAATAGGAATGACTGCTGGGGCCACGGGGGCGTTTGTTGGGACGCCGGCAGAGGTGGCGCTTATTCGAATGACGGCTGATGGGAG GTTGCCTCCAGATCAAAGGAGGGGTTACACAAATGTCTTCAATGCCCTCATCAGAATTACTAGGGAGGAGGGAGTCACCACACTCTGGAgg ggTTGCATACCCACCATGGCTAGAGCAGTTGTTGTGAACGCAGCCCAACTCGCTTCATATTCCCAGTCCAAACAAGCACTGTTGGACTCTG GATATTTCAGAGATGATATCCTGTGTCATTTCTGTGCCAGTATGATCAGTGGACTGGTCACCACTGCTGCCTCCATGCCAGTGGACATTGTTAAGACCAG AATCCAGAACATGAGAATGATTGATGGGAAGCCCGAGTACAAAAATGGTTTG GATGTATTGGTGAAGGTCATAAGAAAGGAAGGATTCTTCAGTCTGTGGAAGGGTTTTACTCCTTATTACGCTCGTCTCGGGCCACACACAGTTCTCACCTTCATCTTCCTGGAGCAGATGAACAAATTCTACAAGATCTATTTCCTTGACTCCTAG